A window of the Vigna angularis cultivar LongXiaoDou No.4 chromosome 3, ASM1680809v1, whole genome shotgun sequence genome harbors these coding sequences:
- the LOC108326364 gene encoding protein EMSY-LIKE 1 isoform X1, which produces MEAQIHQLEQEAYSAVLRAFKAQSDALTWEKEGLITELRKELRVSDDEHRELLTRVNSDEIIHRIREWRQTGCYQPARRSTSQPVHDILPSPTVSVSRKKQKTSHSGQSLPALSSVKSVQYTSAGPTGGRHFSNRNASALASNPPAEAAAFDPLIGKKVWTRWPEDNHFYEAVVTDYNPADGRHALVYDINKVHETWEWVDLKEISPEDIRWEGEDPGIIHRGGHSGHGRGVKRFFGHGGDSLGAGRGRGHPRLHTRQEFHPPQNGIGKRVLDDIELLNTDSLVKEVERIVATSAPDSMELEKAKQMLKEHEQALVDAIARIADASDGESDEEQPFLQHGQLIERG; this is translated from the exons ATGGAGGCTCAAATTCATCAACTTGAACAAGAAGCTTACTCTGCTGTCTTGCGTGCTTTCAAAGCTCAGTCTGATGCTCTTACATGG GAGAAGGAAGGTTTGATAACTGAGCTTAGAAAAGAGTTGAGGGTTTCGGATGATGAACACAGAGAGCTTCTTACCAGGGTTAACTCTGATGAAATAATACACCGCATTAG GGAGTGGAGACAAACTGGTTGTTACCAACCTGCAAGACGTAGCACATCTCAGCCTGTTCATGACATTTTACCTAGTCCAACTGTTTCAGTGTCCCGAAAAAAGCAGAAGACATCCCATTCG GGTCAGTCCTTGCCTGCTTTATCTTCAGTGAAGTCTGTGCAGTATACTTCTGCGGGACCAACTGGAGGTAGGCATTTTTCAAATCGCAACGCTAGTGCTCTTGCATCCAATCCACCCGCCGAAGCAGCAGCATTTGATCCATTGATTGGGAAGAAAGTTTGGACTAGGTGGCCTGAAGATAACCACTTTTATGAGGCTGTTGTAACTGATTACAACCCTGCTGAT GGTCGGCATGCTTTGGTTTATGATATTAATAAAGTACATGAGACTTGGGAATGGGTTGATCTCAAAGAG ATCTCACCGGAGGATATAAGATGGGAAGGTGAAGATCCAGGCATAATCCATAGAGGTGGACATAGTGGGCACGGTCGTGGGGTTAAGAGATTCTTTGGCCATGGTGGTGATTCTTTAGGTGCAGGAAGAGGGAGAGGTCATCCTAGGCTTCATACCAGACAAGAATTTCACCCACCTCAAAATGGTATTGGGAAGAGAGTTTTGGATGACATTGAATTGCTGAACACAGATTCTCTAGTTAAGGAG GTGGAAAGGATTGTTGCTACAAGTGCTCCAGATTCAATGGAACTTGAGAAGGCAAAGCAAATGCTGAAA GAGCACGAGCAAGCACTTGTTGACGCTATTGCAAGGATTGCAGATGCATCTGATGGTGAAAGTG ATGAAGAACAGCCGTTTTTGCAGCATGGACAATTAATAGAAAGGGGATAA
- the LOC108326364 gene encoding protein EMSY-LIKE 1 isoform X2, which produces MEAQIHQLEQEAYSAVLRAFKAQSDALTWEKEGLITELRKELRVSDDEHRELLTRVNSDEIIHRIREWRQTGCYQPARRSTSQPVHDILPSPTVSVSRKKQKTSHSGQSLPALSSVKSVQYTSAGPTGGRHFSNRNASALASNPPAEAAAFDPLIGKKVWTRWPEDNHFYEAVVTDYNPADISPEDIRWEGEDPGIIHRGGHSGHGRGVKRFFGHGGDSLGAGRGRGHPRLHTRQEFHPPQNGIGKRVLDDIELLNTDSLVKEVERIVATSAPDSMELEKAKQMLKEHEQALVDAIARIADASDGESDEEQPFLQHGQLIERG; this is translated from the exons ATGGAGGCTCAAATTCATCAACTTGAACAAGAAGCTTACTCTGCTGTCTTGCGTGCTTTCAAAGCTCAGTCTGATGCTCTTACATGG GAGAAGGAAGGTTTGATAACTGAGCTTAGAAAAGAGTTGAGGGTTTCGGATGATGAACACAGAGAGCTTCTTACCAGGGTTAACTCTGATGAAATAATACACCGCATTAG GGAGTGGAGACAAACTGGTTGTTACCAACCTGCAAGACGTAGCACATCTCAGCCTGTTCATGACATTTTACCTAGTCCAACTGTTTCAGTGTCCCGAAAAAAGCAGAAGACATCCCATTCG GGTCAGTCCTTGCCTGCTTTATCTTCAGTGAAGTCTGTGCAGTATACTTCTGCGGGACCAACTGGAGGTAGGCATTTTTCAAATCGCAACGCTAGTGCTCTTGCATCCAATCCACCCGCCGAAGCAGCAGCATTTGATCCATTGATTGGGAAGAAAGTTTGGACTAGGTGGCCTGAAGATAACCACTTTTATGAGGCTGTTGTAACTGATTACAACCCTGCTGAT ATCTCACCGGAGGATATAAGATGGGAAGGTGAAGATCCAGGCATAATCCATAGAGGTGGACATAGTGGGCACGGTCGTGGGGTTAAGAGATTCTTTGGCCATGGTGGTGATTCTTTAGGTGCAGGAAGAGGGAGAGGTCATCCTAGGCTTCATACCAGACAAGAATTTCACCCACCTCAAAATGGTATTGGGAAGAGAGTTTTGGATGACATTGAATTGCTGAACACAGATTCTCTAGTTAAGGAG GTGGAAAGGATTGTTGCTACAAGTGCTCCAGATTCAATGGAACTTGAGAAGGCAAAGCAAATGCTGAAA GAGCACGAGCAAGCACTTGTTGACGCTATTGCAAGGATTGCAGATGCATCTGATGGTGAAAGTG ATGAAGAACAGCCGTTTTTGCAGCATGGACAATTAATAGAAAGGGGATAA